One genomic region from Streptomyces sp. NBC_00582 encodes:
- a CDS encoding universal stress protein, with protein MNTADLPVVVGVDGSEPSLSAVDRAADEAALRGVPLRVVYASLWERYEGTALAGDHRPFEEVRADDVVAVAVGRARARRPDLTVSGEVVPEEPEYVLVREGRRASVLVVGTRGRGSVVEMLLGSVSLTVAAHAHCPVVVVRDGPSDGGTRRRVVVGVGGTGKDSAATRFAAEEARLRGVPLDAVRAWRCPARESVEHPLLTGAPARLHEEQAARVLEEALANVPADVELRRRTVEGPARDVLLDASRDAALLVVGARRTHGHLGLQLGQVAHGVLHRATCPVAVVPEPA; from the coding sequence ATGAACACGGCCGACCTGCCGGTGGTCGTCGGCGTGGACGGCTCCGAACCGAGCCTGAGCGCCGTCGACCGGGCGGCCGACGAGGCCGCGCTGCGGGGGGTGCCGCTGAGGGTCGTGTACGCGTCCCTCTGGGAGCGCTACGAGGGCACCGCCCTGGCCGGGGACCACCGGCCCTTCGAGGAGGTCCGCGCCGACGACGTCGTGGCGGTGGCGGTCGGCCGGGCCCGCGCGCGCCGGCCGGACCTGACGGTGTCCGGCGAGGTGGTGCCCGAGGAACCGGAATACGTCCTGGTCCGGGAGGGGCGCCGCGCCAGTGTCCTGGTGGTCGGCACCCGGGGTCGCGGCAGCGTCGTCGAGATGCTGCTCGGCTCCGTCAGCCTCACCGTGGCCGCGCACGCCCACTGCCCGGTGGTCGTGGTGCGCGACGGACCCTCCGATGGCGGGACGCGCCGCCGTGTCGTGGTCGGCGTCGGCGGCACGGGCAAGGACTCGGCGGCGACGCGCTTCGCCGCCGAGGAGGCGCGACTGCGCGGCGTCCCCCTGGACGCCGTACGGGCCTGGCGCTGCCCGGCGCGGGAGAGCGTGGAGCACCCCCTGCTGACCGGCGCGCCCGCCCGTCTGCACGAGGAGCAGGCCGCCCGGGTTCTGGAGGAGGCCCTGGCCAACGTCCCCGCGGACGTCGAGCTGCGCCGCCGTACCGTCGAGGGACCCGCCCGTGACGTCCTGCTGGACGCCTCCCGGGACGCCGCGCTGCTGGTGGTCGGCGCCCGGCGCACCCATGGGCACCTAGGTCTCCAGCTCGGGCAGGTCGCCCACGGCGTCCTGCACCGGGCCACCTGCCCCGTCGCCGTGGTGCCCGAACCGGCGTAG
- the ppk2 gene encoding polyphosphate kinase 2: MAGKKAAELPRKVYEKELLRLQTELVRLQEWVRANGVRLVVVFEGRDAAGKGGTIKRVAEHLNPRVARIAALPKPTERERTQWYFQRYVEHLPAAGEIVLFDRSWYNRAGVEQVMGFCTPEEHQLFLRQCPVFERMLVEDGILLRKYWFSVSDTEQQERFRRRLQDPLRRWKLSPMDLESLTHWEAYSRAKDEMMVHTDISEAPWYVVESDDKRKARLNMIAHLLSSVPYHEVPPPVLELPERPASTGYQRPPRDLRTYVPDHAAGL; this comes from the coding sequence ATGGCCGGCAAGAAGGCGGCGGAGCTGCCGCGCAAGGTGTACGAGAAGGAACTGCTGCGTCTGCAGACGGAGTTGGTGAGGCTCCAGGAGTGGGTGCGGGCGAACGGCGTCCGGCTGGTGGTGGTCTTCGAGGGGCGGGACGCGGCCGGCAAGGGCGGCACGATCAAGCGGGTGGCCGAGCATCTCAACCCGCGCGTGGCCCGGATCGCCGCGCTGCCGAAGCCGACCGAGCGCGAGCGCACCCAGTGGTACTTCCAGCGGTACGTCGAGCATCTGCCGGCCGCCGGGGAGATCGTGCTGTTCGACCGGTCCTGGTACAACCGGGCCGGAGTCGAGCAGGTGATGGGTTTCTGCACGCCGGAGGAGCACCAGCTCTTCCTGCGCCAGTGCCCGGTCTTCGAGCGGATGCTGGTCGAGGACGGCATCCTGCTGCGCAAGTACTGGTTCTCGGTGAGCGACACCGAGCAGCAGGAGCGGTTCCGGCGCCGGCTTCAGGACCCGCTGCGGCGCTGGAAGCTGTCGCCGATGGACCTGGAGTCCCTCACCCACTGGGAGGCGTACTCCCGGGCGAAGGACGAGATGATGGTGCACACCGACATCTCCGAGGCGCCCTGGTACGTCGTCGAGAGCGACGACAAGCGCAAGGCGCGGCTGAACATGATCGCCCATCTGCTGTCGTCCGTGCCGTACCACGAGGTGCCGCCGCCGGTGCTGGAGCTGCCGGAGCGGCCGGCGTCGACGGGCTACCAGCGCCCGCCGCGCGATCTGCGGACCTACGTCCCCGACCACGCGGCCGGTCTCTGA
- a CDS encoding flavodoxin domain-containing protein, giving the protein MADKVLVTYGTTNGSTAEIAEAVAAVLRKDGLSAEARPAPDVASVASYDAVVVGGGLYAGRWHKDARRFVRRHGRTLAGRPVWLFSSGPLDPSASERDIPPVRGVRRAMTRLDARGHITFGGRLEEGAKGRVAGMILRSGKGGDFRDFTAIETWAAGIGHELTRS; this is encoded by the coding sequence ATGGCCGACAAGGTGCTGGTCACCTACGGCACGACCAACGGTTCGACGGCGGAGATCGCCGAAGCGGTGGCCGCCGTCCTGCGCAAGGACGGGCTGTCCGCCGAGGCACGCCCGGCGCCGGACGTGGCGAGTGTGGCGTCGTACGACGCCGTGGTGGTCGGCGGCGGCCTGTACGCCGGACGCTGGCACAAGGACGCGCGGCGGTTCGTCCGGCGCCACGGCCGGACACTGGCCGGTCGCCCGGTGTGGCTCTTCAGCAGCGGGCCGCTGGACCCCTCGGCGTCCGAGCGGGACATCCCGCCGGTACGGGGCGTGCGGCGGGCGATGACCCGGCTGGACGCCCGGGGACACATCACGTTCGGCGGACGCCTCGAGGAGGGCGCCAAGGGACGGGTGGCCGGGATGATCCTGCGCTCCGGAAAGGGCGGCGACTTCCGGGACTTCACCGCGATCGAGACCTGGGCGGCGGGCATCGGCCACGAGCTGACCCGCTCGTAG
- a CDS encoding helix-turn-helix domain-containing protein — protein sequence MAEQQAVPVTEGPPAGDLGRRLAARRAELGLSLHETAARAGMAPSYLAHLERHPGAAPGRGTLLGLAGVLQTTVSALTGGDADRPPGPGRAGHAPEFTELTRTECGDLLATHGVGRLAVPTAQAPVIVPVNYSVVDGTIVFRTARGAAPSLAVGCPVAFEVDRIDDTFSEGWSVLVRGHARMVTDLGEAHRLAGRAHSTPWAGGRRDVWVRIHPYAVTGRRISRRAETDVPTG from the coding sequence ATGGCCGAACAGCAAGCGGTGCCCGTGACGGAGGGGCCGCCCGCGGGTGATCTGGGCCGTCGGCTCGCCGCGCGGCGAGCCGAGCTCGGACTGTCGCTGCACGAGACGGCCGCCCGGGCCGGCATGGCCCCCAGCTATCTGGCGCACCTGGAACGGCACCCCGGGGCCGCCCCGGGCCGGGGAACCCTCCTCGGTCTCGCGGGGGTGCTGCAGACCACGGTGTCGGCACTGACCGGCGGCGACGCCGACCGCCCGCCCGGTCCGGGACGGGCCGGGCACGCGCCCGAGTTCACCGAGCTGACCAGGACCGAGTGCGGCGATCTGCTCGCGACGCACGGGGTGGGCAGGCTGGCGGTGCCCACCGCCCAGGCACCGGTGATCGTGCCCGTCAACTACAGCGTCGTCGACGGCACGATCGTCTTCAGGACCGCGCGGGGCGCGGCACCGTCCCTGGCGGTCGGCTGCCCGGTCGCCTTCGAGGTCGACCGCATCGACGACACGTTCAGCGAGGGCTGGAGCGTGCTGGTGCGCGGGCACGCGCGCATGGTCACCGACCTCGGTGAGGCGCATCGCCTGGCGGGGCGGGCCCACAGCACCCCGTGGGCGGGCGGCCGGCGTGACGTATGGGTGCGCATCCACCCGTACGCCGTCACCGGCCGCCGGATCAGCCGGCGCGCGGAGACGGACGTGCCCACCGGGTGA
- a CDS encoding Gfo/Idh/MocA family protein — translation MASTLGVAVVGFGWMGRVHTQAYARIAHHYPRLGLRPELIRVAEEVPGRAEEAAAQFGFASTTRDWREIAADPRVRAVSITAPNFLHREIGVTMAEAGKHIWIEKPVGLTAGDAGAVADAVAKAGVQGTVGFNYRNAPAVEAARELIASGEIGTVTHVRVRLFSDYAAHPEGALTWRYERARGGSGVLGDLASHGVDLARFLLGDIVSLTADTAIFVPERARPTGATAGHTRSTGGDLGPVENEDYVNCLLRFASGARGVLEACRVSVGEQNNYGFEVHGTRGAVFWDFRRMNELGVSRGTTYQDQPVSTVYVGPGVGEYGAFQPGAANSMGYDDLKVVEAYRFLRSIAEGTPYGTTLTDAVHSAAALEAMTRSAGTGTWVDLA, via the coding sequence ATGGCAAGCACGCTCGGTGTCGCCGTCGTGGGGTTCGGCTGGATGGGGCGGGTGCACACCCAGGCGTACGCCCGGATCGCGCACCACTATCCGCGCCTGGGTCTGCGTCCGGAGCTGATCCGGGTGGCGGAGGAGGTGCCGGGCCGGGCGGAGGAGGCCGCCGCGCAGTTCGGCTTCGCCTCGACCACCCGGGACTGGCGCGAGATCGCCGCCGACCCGCGTGTGCGGGCGGTCAGCATCACCGCGCCGAACTTCCTGCACCGGGAGATCGGTGTGACGATGGCGGAGGCCGGCAAGCACATCTGGATCGAGAAGCCGGTGGGTCTGACCGCCGGCGACGCCGGGGCGGTGGCCGACGCCGTCGCGAAGGCGGGCGTGCAGGGCACGGTCGGCTTCAACTATCGCAACGCGCCCGCCGTCGAGGCCGCCCGTGAGCTGATCGCCTCGGGAGAGATCGGGACGGTCACCCATGTCCGCGTGCGGCTGTTCAGCGACTACGCGGCCCATCCCGAGGGTGCTCTGACCTGGCGTTACGAGCGGGCGCGCGGCGGCAGCGGGGTGCTGGGCGACCTGGCCTCGCACGGCGTGGACCTGGCCCGTTTCCTCCTCGGCGACATCGTCTCCCTCACCGCCGACACCGCGATCTTCGTGCCGGAGCGGGCCCGTCCGACCGGGGCGACGGCCGGTCACACCCGCTCCACGGGCGGCGACCTCGGCCCGGTGGAGAACGAGGACTACGTCAACTGCCTGCTGCGTTTCGCCTCCGGCGCCCGCGGTGTCCTGGAGGCCTGCCGGGTCTCGGTCGGCGAGCAGAACAACTACGGCTTCGAGGTGCACGGCACCCGAGGTGCGGTGTTCTGGGACTTCCGCCGGATGAACGAGCTGGGCGTCAGCCGCGGCACGACGTACCAGGACCAGCCGGTGAGCACGGTGTACGTCGGCCCCGGCGTCGGCGAGTACGGCGCGTTCCAGCCCGGCGCCGCCAACAGCATGGGCTACGACGATCTGAAGGTCGTCGAGGCGTACCGCTTCCTGCGCTCGATCGCCGAGGGCACCCCGTACGGCACGACGCTCACGGACGCGGTCCACAGCGCCGCCGCACTGGAGGCGATGACCCGGTCCGCCGGGACGGGGACGTGGGTGGACCTGGCCTGA
- a CDS encoding LacI family DNA-binding transcriptional regulator, with amino-acid sequence MRPPTIRDVAERAGVSKSLVSLVLRGSAQVRPEKRQAVLAAVEALGYRPNAAARSLSERRTRSVGVLLNDLRNPWFVELLDGLNSRLHDNGLRMLLADGRLGRRLGEDLTRTFTELRVDGLIAVGTLPPSEALRAAAAHIPTVVAGAREPDLPRVDVVANDDEHGARLATEHLIALGHRRIAHIAGTGVVGELRRRSFETVMGEHGLAAEAAVEQGDLTEEGGYRAMVRLLSAPERPTAVFAFNDIACVGALSAAEESGLQVPRDLSLVGYDNTYLSRLRHLWLTTVDNASHDVGRGAAQHLLDRIEDPARPKRTVLSPPALEVRGTTAPPAAG; translated from the coding sequence ATGAGACCCCCGACGATCCGCGACGTGGCCGAACGCGCCGGCGTGTCGAAATCCCTGGTCTCCCTGGTCCTGCGCGGCTCCGCACAGGTGCGTCCCGAGAAGCGGCAGGCCGTGCTGGCGGCCGTCGAGGCCCTCGGCTACCGGCCCAACGCCGCCGCGCGCAGTCTCAGCGAGCGCCGCACCCGCTCGGTCGGCGTGCTCCTGAACGACCTGCGCAACCCCTGGTTCGTGGAACTCCTCGACGGCCTGAACTCCCGCCTCCACGACAACGGTCTGCGCATGCTGCTCGCCGACGGCCGACTGGGCCGCCGCCTCGGCGAGGACCTCACCCGCACCTTCACCGAGCTCAGGGTCGACGGGCTCATCGCCGTCGGCACCCTTCCTCCTTCGGAGGCGCTGCGCGCCGCGGCCGCCCACATCCCCACCGTGGTGGCGGGCGCCCGTGAACCGGACCTGCCCCGCGTCGACGTCGTCGCCAACGACGACGAGCACGGCGCGCGACTGGCCACCGAGCACCTCATCGCGCTCGGCCACCGCCGTATCGCGCACATCGCGGGCACGGGCGTCGTCGGCGAGCTGCGCCGGCGCAGCTTCGAGACGGTCATGGGCGAACACGGGCTCGCGGCGGAGGCCGCGGTCGAGCAGGGCGACCTGACCGAGGAGGGCGGCTACCGGGCCATGGTCCGGCTGCTCAGCGCACCCGAGCGGCCGACCGCCGTCTTCGCCTTCAACGACATCGCCTGTGTGGGCGCCCTGTCCGCGGCCGAGGAGTCCGGCCTCCAGGTGCCGCGGGACCTGTCCCTGGTCGGCTACGACAACACCTACCTGTCCCGGTTGCGGCACCTGTGGCTGACCACGGTGGACAACGCCAGCCACGACGTCGGGCGGGGCGCCGCCCAGCACCTCCTCGACCGCATCGAGGACCCGGCGCGGCCCAAGCGGACCGTGCTGTCCCCGCCGGCCCTCGAGGTGCGCGGGACGACCGCGCCCCCCGCCGCCGGCTGA
- a CDS encoding LacI family DNA-binding transcriptional regulator — protein MARRIGIKDVAAAAGVSTATVSHILNGVEGKRASAQTRQRVLRVAEELGYAPNGLARGLRTQRSQTIGLVSDEIATTPHAGRMILGAQEAAAAEGLVLLLVNTSGDAALERTSIEMLLQRQVDGVLYAAMYHRVVSVPGSLGSTPTVLLDARSEDPAVPFVVPDEVQGGYTAVRELIAHGHRRIGMTVQTVDLPARQGRLEGYRKALAEIGVAYDPSLVAVETAVPFNTVGGDVSAGYRAARRLLTADRRPTALFCFNDRMAAGAYRAAAELGLSVPGDLSVIGFDNQELVCESVHPQLTTVQLPHYEMGARAVAQLLALTRTPGRPPGPDIQEKLLCPLVARASVASPPRL, from the coding sequence ATGGCGCGTCGGATCGGGATCAAGGACGTGGCCGCGGCGGCAGGTGTGTCGACCGCGACCGTGTCGCACATCCTGAACGGCGTCGAGGGCAAGCGCGCCAGCGCCCAGACCCGGCAGCGCGTCCTGCGGGTCGCGGAGGAACTCGGATACGCCCCGAACGGCCTCGCCCGGGGGCTGCGGACCCAGCGCTCCCAGACCATCGGCCTCGTCAGCGACGAGATCGCCACCACCCCCCACGCCGGCCGGATGATCCTCGGCGCCCAGGAGGCCGCCGCGGCCGAGGGACTGGTGCTCCTCCTCGTCAACACCAGCGGCGACGCCGCACTGGAGCGCACGAGCATCGAGATGCTACTCCAGCGCCAGGTCGACGGCGTGCTGTACGCGGCCATGTACCACCGGGTGGTGAGCGTCCCGGGGAGCCTCGGCTCGACGCCCACTGTGCTGCTGGACGCCCGCTCCGAGGACCCCGCCGTCCCCTTCGTGGTACCGGACGAGGTCCAGGGCGGTTACACGGCCGTGCGCGAGCTGATCGCCCACGGGCACCGCAGGATCGGCATGACCGTCCAGACCGTCGACCTTCCCGCCCGGCAGGGCCGCCTGGAGGGCTACCGCAAGGCCCTGGCCGAGATCGGTGTCGCCTACGACCCGTCCCTGGTCGCCGTCGAGACGGCCGTGCCCTTCAACACGGTCGGCGGCGATGTGAGCGCGGGGTACCGGGCCGCCCGGCGGCTGCTGACGGCGGACCGGCGCCCCACGGCGCTGTTCTGCTTCAACGACCGGATGGCGGCCGGTGCCTACCGCGCCGCCGCCGAACTGGGACTCTCCGTCCCCGGCGATCTGTCGGTCATCGGCTTCGACAACCAGGAACTGGTCTGCGAGTCGGTCCACCCCCAGCTGACGACGGTTCAGCTGCCGCACTACGAGATGGGGGCACGGGCCGTGGCCCAGTTGCTCGCACTCACCAGGACTCCGGGCCGGCCACCGGGCCCGGACATTCAGGAGAAACTGCTGTGCCCGCTGGTGGCGCGGGCATCGGTCGCTTCGCCGCCCCGACTCTGA
- a CDS encoding glycoside hydrolase family 32 protein — MSTAPCDPHRPVAHLRPPRNWINDPNGLVFHDGHYHVCYQYNPHGATHAHMHWGHFRSSDLLTWEPLPIALSPTPGGVDADGCFSGNAVSDGDRLVAFYSAHREDRSPQHQPVTSATSHDGGLTFTPRRAPVVAGWPEDCTMYRDPYVWRDTDRWRMLVGAALTDGRGAALLYESPDLEDWTYRGLFDARRQEPVGGTGLHTGEGWECPQYLPEQAGRPGALLFSAWNAHDGERCVTALVGRENGDVLEAGAPVLVDHGPDCYAPALLRAPGDRWLLWGWSPEAREESWPVADGWAGVLTLPREISVDADGTLRQRPAAELLALRGEHTVSAEGVTEGPEPVELGGVGRAFDLTARLEATGTAGLRLVTDTEGTEYLDLRLDPAAGELVVDRDHASRDPRAHGGTHRLPCPDGPVELRLVVDHSIAEVFLTSTDQVLTLRCYPTGDGPWRLQARTAPDTRLSYAIDAWELRPLVVKEPGTDTDAEQDRSR, encoded by the coding sequence GTGTCCACCGCGCCCTGCGATCCACACCGCCCGGTCGCGCATCTGCGCCCGCCCCGGAACTGGATCAACGACCCCAACGGACTGGTCTTCCACGACGGCCACTACCACGTCTGCTACCAGTACAACCCCCATGGCGCGACCCACGCGCACATGCACTGGGGCCACTTCCGCAGCTCCGACCTGCTGACCTGGGAGCCGCTGCCGATCGCCCTGTCGCCGACGCCGGGCGGCGTGGACGCCGACGGCTGCTTCTCCGGCAACGCCGTCTCCGACGGCGACCGGCTGGTCGCCTTCTACTCCGCGCACCGAGAGGACCGCTCACCCCAGCACCAGCCGGTCACCTCCGCCACCTCCCACGACGGCGGCCTGACCTTCACCCCGCGGCGCGCACCGGTCGTCGCCGGCTGGCCCGAGGACTGCACCATGTACCGCGACCCGTACGTCTGGCGGGACACGGACCGGTGGCGGATGCTCGTCGGCGCCGCCCTCACGGACGGCCGCGGCGCGGCCCTGCTGTACGAGTCGCCCGACCTGGAGGACTGGACCTACCGGGGCCTCTTCGACGCCCGCCGGCAGGAACCGGTCGGCGGCACCGGCCTGCACACCGGCGAGGGCTGGGAATGCCCCCAGTACCTGCCGGAGCAGGCCGGACGCCCCGGCGCCCTCCTGTTCAGCGCATGGAACGCCCACGACGGCGAACGCTGCGTCACGGCCCTGGTCGGCAGAGAGAACGGCGACGTCCTCGAGGCCGGCGCCCCCGTCCTCGTGGACCACGGCCCGGACTGCTACGCACCGGCCCTCCTGCGCGCCCCCGGCGACCGCTGGCTGCTCTGGGGCTGGTCCCCGGAGGCCCGCGAGGAATCCTGGCCGGTCGCGGACGGCTGGGCCGGCGTGCTGACCCTGCCCCGCGAGATCTCGGTCGACGCCGACGGCACGCTCCGGCAGCGGCCCGCCGCCGAGCTGCTCGCCCTGCGCGGCGAGCACACCGTGAGCGCCGAGGGCGTGACCGAGGGCCCCGAGCCCGTGGAACTGGGCGGCGTGGGCCGCGCCTTCGACCTGACGGCGCGCCTGGAGGCCACGGGCACGGCGGGCCTGCGCCTGGTCACCGACACGGAGGGAACCGAGTATCTGGACCTCCGCCTCGACCCCGCCGCGGGCGAGCTGGTGGTCGACCGCGACCACGCCTCGCGGGACCCCCGCGCCCACGGCGGCACCCATCGGCTGCCCTGCCCCGACGGTCCGGTCGAGCTGCGGCTGGTCGTCGACCACTCCATCGCCGAGGTCTTCCTGACCTCCACCGACCAGGTGCTCACCCTGCGCTGCTACCCGACCGGCGACGGCCCGTGGCGACTTCAGGCCCGCACCGCGCCCGACACCCGTCTCAGCTACGCGATCGACGCCTGGGAGCTGCGGCCCCTCGTCGTCAAGGAGCCGGGCACCGACACCGACGCCGAGCAGGACCGGTCCCGATGA
- a CDS encoding ABC transporter substrate-binding protein → MNAGTGRSRRTARTALALVLPLAALAACGGGGGTGTSAEQGSGTGTITVWAHQGQATEATALQNAVKTFNSSQKKIKVELTLIPDTDYTKTITTTDASKLPDVMEFDGPTMANFVYNKKLTAIDDYVSATTMANATDAIKAQGEIDGKHYGLGMYDSGLGVYGNKKLLDAAGVTYPTGLDDAWTAAEFTAAVKKLAAEDADGKSLDLQENNGYASEWGTYGFAPVVWSAGGSLLKNGKAEGVLDTPAVASALKTFQSWKTYTDPNTDGNAFAKGRVALSWVGHWMYPAYGKALGDDLVVLPLPDFGDGPKTGQGSWSWGIGAATKNGKAAGAFLDALLNDTNVTAMTTANGAPPATRSVLAKSPLYKEGGPLQLFADQLAQPCGDSAITTSCVAVTRPVTAGYPTVTAKFSEALASVYGGADPRSALEKAARAIDQDFSDNAGYRIQ, encoded by the coding sequence ATGAACGCCGGCACCGGAAGATCCCGCCGTACCGCCCGAACGGCCCTCGCCCTCGTCCTCCCCCTGGCGGCGCTGGCCGCCTGCGGCGGTGGCGGCGGCACCGGCACCTCCGCCGAACAGGGCAGCGGCACGGGCACCATCACCGTCTGGGCCCACCAGGGGCAGGCCACTGAGGCCACGGCCCTGCAGAACGCGGTGAAGACGTTCAACTCCTCCCAGAAGAAGATCAAGGTCGAGCTGACCCTGATCCCCGACACCGACTACACCAAGACCATCACGACCACCGACGCCTCCAAGCTGCCGGACGTGATGGAGTTCGACGGCCCGACCATGGCGAACTTCGTCTACAACAAGAAGCTCACCGCGATCGACGACTACGTCTCCGCCACGACCATGGCCAACGCCACGGACGCCATCAAGGCGCAGGGCGAGATCGACGGCAAGCACTACGGCCTGGGCATGTACGACTCAGGTCTCGGCGTCTACGGCAACAAGAAGCTGCTGGACGCGGCGGGCGTCACCTACCCCACCGGGCTCGACGACGCCTGGACCGCGGCCGAGTTCACCGCTGCCGTCAAGAAGCTGGCCGCCGAGGACGCCGACGGCAAGAGCCTCGACCTCCAGGAGAACAACGGGTACGCCAGTGAGTGGGGCACCTACGGATTCGCCCCGGTCGTCTGGTCGGCGGGCGGCTCCCTGCTGAAGAACGGCAAGGCCGAGGGCGTCCTCGACACCCCGGCCGTGGCCTCGGCGCTGAAGACCTTCCAGTCCTGGAAGACGTACACCGACCCCAACACCGACGGCAACGCCTTCGCCAAGGGCAGGGTCGCCCTGAGCTGGGTCGGCCACTGGATGTACCCGGCCTACGGCAAGGCCCTCGGTGACGACCTCGTCGTCCTGCCGCTGCCCGACTTCGGCGACGGCCCCAAGACCGGTCAGGGCTCCTGGAGCTGGGGCATCGGCGCCGCCACGAAGAACGGCAAGGCGGCCGGCGCCTTCCTCGACGCCCTCCTGAACGACACCAACGTCACCGCGATGACCACGGCCAACGGCGCCCCGCCCGCCACCCGTTCCGTCCTCGCCAAGAGCCCGCTGTACAAGGAGGGCGGACCGCTCCAGCTCTTCGCCGACCAGCTCGCCCAGCCCTGCGGCGACAGCGCCATCACCACGTCGTGCGTCGCCGTGACCCGCCCGGTCACCGCCGGATACCCGACCGTCACGGCCAAGTTCAGCGAGGCCCTGGCCTCGGTCTACGGCGGCGCCGACCCCAGGAGCGCCCTGGAGAAGGCCGCCCGCGCCATCGACCAGGACTTCTCCGACAACGCCGGCTACCGGATCCAGTAA
- a CDS encoding carbohydrate ABC transporter permease: MKTVEPAAATPSGRHRSEGPPPRATGPARPPRRNRDRLHGLLMSAPALVGLIAFVGVPFVYAVVLSFYNVRLGSPLAPTFFGVEQYRRLFTDPDLSGPFLRALLNNLTFAVVVVPLQTGLALALAILLNRKLKAIGLFRSLFFLPVVFPMALVAVVWRLILARSGDGLLNSALHTVSLGNWGAFDWLGDGLTAMASIIVLSVWQGVGFQMVILLAGLQQIPSELYEAARLDRASRWQQFRHVTLPGIRGTLVFVALLTSVLSFRVFDQVYVLVKGGGLDEDATRTVMYQAVTTAFDQNNIGQASAITVVFFLIVVVLTLVQRRVVRSGNED, translated from the coding sequence GTGAAAACCGTGGAACCCGCGGCCGCCACGCCCTCCGGCCGACACCGGAGCGAGGGCCCGCCTCCGCGCGCCACCGGCCCCGCGCGCCCGCCCCGCAGAAACCGGGACCGGCTGCACGGACTCCTCATGTCCGCGCCCGCCCTCGTGGGACTCATCGCCTTCGTCGGCGTCCCGTTCGTCTACGCCGTGGTGCTCTCCTTCTACAATGTCCGCCTCGGCTCGCCCCTCGCACCGACGTTCTTCGGCGTGGAGCAGTACCGGCGGCTGTTCACCGACCCCGACCTGTCCGGGCCGTTCCTGCGGGCCCTGCTGAACAACCTGACCTTCGCCGTGGTCGTAGTCCCGCTGCAGACCGGACTGGCGCTGGCGCTGGCGATCCTCCTCAACCGCAAGCTGAAGGCCATCGGGCTGTTCCGGTCCCTGTTCTTCCTGCCGGTCGTCTTCCCCATGGCCCTGGTCGCCGTCGTCTGGCGGCTCATCCTCGCCCGCAGCGGCGACGGCCTGCTCAACTCGGCGCTGCACACGGTCAGCCTCGGCAACTGGGGCGCCTTCGACTGGCTCGGCGACGGGCTCACCGCGATGGCGTCGATCATCGTGCTGTCCGTCTGGCAGGGCGTCGGCTTCCAGATGGTCATCCTGCTCGCCGGCCTTCAGCAGATCCCCTCCGAGCTCTACGAGGCGGCCCGGCTCGACCGGGCCTCCCGATGGCAGCAGTTCCGCCATGTCACGCTGCCCGGCATCCGCGGCACCCTCGTCTTCGTCGCCCTGCTCACCTCGGTGCTGTCGTTCCGTGTCTTCGACCAGGTCTACGTCCTCGTCAAGGGCGGCGGACTCGACGAGGACGCCACCCGGACCGTGATGTACCAGGCCGTCACCACCGCCTTCGACCAGAACAACATCGGCCAGGCTTCCGCGATCACCGTCGTCTTCTTCCTGATCGTCGTCGTCCTGACCCTCGTCCAGCGCCGCGTCGTCCGCTCCGGCAACGAGGACTGA